The following coding sequences are from one Rutidosis leptorrhynchoides isolate AG116_Rl617_1_P2 chromosome 11, CSIRO_AGI_Rlap_v1, whole genome shotgun sequence window:
- the LOC139876602 gene encoding glucan endo-1,3-beta-glucosidase 8-like, with translation MSGVKSVISVFLMGLFCISLKVEGVGVNWGTMATHKMDPKTVVQMMKDNGINKVKLFDAESSTMSALAGSGIEVMIAIPNDQLLAMNDYSRAKKFVQKNVTRYNFNGGVNIKYIAVGNEPFLKAYNGSFQKTTFPALQNIQNALNEAGVGDTIKATVPSNADVYGSPTDNPVPSAGRFRADINDQMVQMVQFLAKNNAPFTVNIYPFLSLYGNDDFPIDFAFFDGVSQPVVDNGIKYTNVFDANYDTLVSSLRAAGYGDMPIIVGEVGWPTDGDKNANNNMAFRFYSGLMPRLNSNKGTPLRPGPIEVYLFGLIDEDAKSIAPGNFERHWGIFRYDGQPKFSMDLSGRGQNGPLVAAQNVRYQEKKWCQFNPDAKDLSKLGENINFACTFADCTPLGYGSSCNGLDANANASYAFNAYFQVQNQDEMACGFQGLAQVTTLNISTETCSFNIQIVGTYSYASRASAYLFVYSLVLVFLSL, from the exons ATgtcaggggtaaaaagtgtaataTCGGTATTCTTGATGGGCCTGTTTTGCATATCTTTAAAAGTAGAAGGGGTTGGAGTAAACTGGGGGACGATGGCAACCCATAAGATGGATCCCAAAACAGTGGTACAGATGATGAAAGATAATGGGATTAATAAAGTTAAGCTTTTTGATGCTGAATCATCAACAATGAGTGCACTTGCAGGTTCTGGGATTGAAGTTATGATTGCAATTCCAAATGATCAACTTTTGGCTATGAATGATTATAGTCGTGCTAAAAAATTTGTTCAAAAGAATGTTACAAGATATAATTTCAATGGCGGTGTTAATATCAA ATACATTGCCGTAGGTAATGAGCCGTTCCTAAAAGCGTACAATGGTTCGTTTCAAAAAACGACGTTTCCCGCACTTCAAAATATCCAAAATGCCCTTAATGAAGCCGGGGTCGGTGACACCATCAAGGCCACCGTACCCTCGAATGCTGATGTTTACGGTTCACCAACCGATAACCCAGTCCCGTCAGCTGGTAGGTTTCGGGCTGACATCAACGATCAAATGGTTCAAATGGTCCAATTTTTGGCGAAAAACAACGCACCTTTTACGGTTAACATATACCCTTTCTTAAGTCTTTATGGAAACGATGATTTCCCGATTGATTTCGCCTTTTTTGACGGTGTTAGTCAGCCTGTTGTCGATAATGGGATTAAGTACACGAACGTGTTCGATGCTAATTACGACACTTTAGTGTCGTCTTTGCGGGCTGCAGGGTACGGTGACATGCCGATTATAGTCGGTGAAGTTGGGTGGCCCACTGACGGGGATAAAAACGCGAACAATAACATGGCGTTTCGGTTTTATAGCGGGCTTATGCCTCGGCTCAACTCTAACAAAGGCACACCGCTTAGGCCTGGCCCGATTGAAGTTTACCTTTTCGGGCTAATTGATGAAGACGCTAAAAGCATTGCCCCTGGTAATTTCGAAAGACATTGGGGTATTTTTAGGTACGACGGGCAACCGAAGTTTAGTATGGATTTATCGGGCCGGGGTCAAAACGGGCCATTGGTTGCAGCTCAAAACGTGCGTTACCAAGAGAAGAAATGGTGCCAGTTTAACCCGGATGCAAAAGACTTGAGTAAACTCGGTGAGAACATTAACTTCGCGTGCACGTTTGCTGACTGTACACCCCTCGGGTACGGTTCTTCGTGTAACGGGCTGGATGCGAATGCAAATGCTTCGTACGCGTTTAATGCGTATTTTCAAGTGCAAAATCAAGACGAAATGGCTTGTGGTTTTCAGGGTTTGGCTCAGGTGACGACACTTAATATATCAACCGAGACTTGCAGTTTTAACATTCAGATTGTCGGGACGTATTCATATGCGTCTCGTGCATCAGCTTACCTTTTCGTATACTCGCTTGTTCTTGTGTTTTTATCATTATAG